A window of the Oryza brachyantha chromosome 5, ObraRS2, whole genome shotgun sequence genome harbors these coding sequences:
- the LOC102720235 gene encoding villin-1 gives MKGVDDAFLGVGDKPGLDIWCIMGSNLVAIEKPMHGKFYTGNTYITLSTVELRSGVRQHNVHYWVGDEAKEEDYLMASDKAVELDAALGSNTVQYRETQGEESDKFLSYFKPCIIPIQGSLSSHMRISGDKSNQTTMFMCEGEHVARVTEVPFSRSSLDHKAVFIVDTQSKIFVFSGCNSSLQTRAKALDVVQYLKENRHCGRCEIATIEDGKLVGDSDAGDFWNLFGGYAPIPRDVEDTTMTELMTTSSKKLFWINKRNLVPVETHLLEREILNSDRNYILDCGTEVFLWMGMTTLVSERRTSATSLEDYMRCEGRQSNARSIILTEGHETVEFKMHFQHWPKNVVPKLYEAGREKVAAIFKHQGYDVTEIPEDKPRYIISCNGSLKVWLVDDGSVSLLCTEEQEQLYNGDCYIIQYSYVEDGKDYHLFFAWSGQNSVNEDRVAATSLISGMADSVKGHAVVAQVFQGREPEMFFLVFKSLIIFKGGRSMGHKNFVSQRSDINGSYQKQGVALFRVQGLKHDCIQAIQVDLDASSLNSSHCYILQAGDSFFTWLGGLSSPSDHNLLDRMMDKLCPLKQSMLVREGSEPGHFWEALGGRSEYSKEKHVKDWPADPRLYTCFFEQGLFKVKEVFSFSQDDLATEEILILDCVEEFYVWVGLHSGVLSKDQALDIGKMFLQAGIHQEGRRSIDTTMYIVMEGDEPKFFTSFFNWDYSKQAMLGNSFERKLAILKGVSQKLETPERSIRKSSSLLTRRAPPGTSSEPATPEQRAAARPFSSASTGRLARERSPAASTAASSPSPSLSSTPSPSPRSRSSASSSPSWNSTPTTVARRLFPPSSEAARHPVATGSPRRR, from the exons atgAAGGGCGTCGACGACGCAttcctcggcgtcggcgacaaGCC GGGACTGGACATTTGGTGCATCATGGGTAGCAATCTAGTTGCAATTGAAAAACCAATGCACGGCAAGTTCTACACTGGGAACACCTACATCACACTGAGT ACTGTTGAGCTCAGAAGCGGAGTTCGGCAACACAATGTGCATTACTGGGTAGGGGATGAAGCCAAAGAG GAAGATTATCTGATGGCCTCTGACAAGGCTGTTGAGTTGGATGCAGCATTGGGCTCAAATACAGTCCAATATAGGGAAACACAAGGCGAAGAATCTGACAAGTTCTTGTCATACTTTAAACCATGCATCATCCCTATACAAGGTAGCTTGTCTTCACACATGAGAATATCTGGAGATAAATCAAACCAGACCACAATGTTTATGTGCGAAGGGGAGCATGTAGCTCGTGTAACAGAA GTACCATTTTCACGGTCCTCCCTAGATCACAAAGCTGTGTTTATTGTCGACACACAGTCAAAGATCTTTGTTTTCAGTGGCTGTAATTCTAGTTTGCAAACAAGGGCTAAGGCCTTAGATGTTGTTCAGTACCTCAAAGAGAATCGACATTGTGGCAGATGTGAGATTGCGACAATAG AGGATGGGAAGCTTGTTGGTGACTCTGACGCTGGTGATTTCTGGAACTTATTTGGAGGATATGCTCCTATTCCCCGTGATGTAGAAGACACAACCATGACAGAGCTGATGACAACCTCATCCAAGAAACTATTTTG GATTAACAAGAGAAACCTTGTTCCTGTGGAGACACATCTGTTAGAAAGAGAAATATTGAACTCAGACAGAAATTACATTCTGGACTGTGGCACCGAAGTATTCCTATGGATGGGTATGACAACACTTGTTTCAGAGAGGAGGACATCGGCTACTTCCTTGGAA GATTACATGCGTTGTGAAGGAAGGCAATCGAATGCACGTTCCATTATATTGACAGAAGGTCATGAAACAGTTGAATTTAAGATGCATTTTCAGCATTGGCCCAAGAATGTTGTTCCAAAATTATATGAGGCAGGGCGGGAGAAGGTGGCAG CAATTTTCAAACATCAGGGATATGATGTCACAGAAATTCCAGAGGATAAACCTCGTTACATCATCAGTTGTAATGGTAGTCTGAAG GTGTGGTTAGTGGATGATGGTTCTGTGTCCCTGCTTTGCACCGAGGAGCAGGAGCAACTATACAATGGGGACTGCTATATCATACAGTACAGCTATGTCGAAGATGGAAAAGACTATCATTTGTTCTTTGCTTGGTCTGGACAGAACAGTGTAAAT GAAGATAGAGTTGCAGCAACATCACTAATATCAGGCATGGCTGATTCAGTAAAAGGGCATGCAGTTGTG GCGCAAGTATTTCAGGGCAGAGAACCAGAAATGTTTTTCCTAGTGTTCAAGTCACTGATCATATTCAAG GGGGGCAGGAGTATGGGACATAAGAACTTCGTTTCTCAGAGAAGTGATATAAATGGATCGTACCAGAAACAAGGAGTTGCTCTATTCCGGGTTCAAGGGCTGAAGCATGATTGCATACAAGCTATTCAGGTTGATCTG GATGCAAGTTCACTTAATTCTTCACATTGTTACATCTTGCAAGCCGGCGATTCTTTCTTTACCTGGCTAGGGGGCCTTTCTTCACCGAGCGACCACAATCTACTGGACAGGATGATGGATAAGTTGTGT CCACTGAAACAATCAATGTTAGTAAGAGAAGGTTCTGAACCTGGTCACTTCTGGGAAGCATTAGGTGGAAGATCAGAATACTCGAAAGAAAAGCATGTCAAAGATTGGCCTGCAGATCCACGCCTGTATACTTGTTTTTTTGAACAAG GTCTTTTCAAG GTAAAGGAGGTATTCAGCTTCTCCCAGGATGACCTGGCAACTGAAGAGATATTGATACTGGACTGTGTTGAAGAATTCTATGTCTGGGTTGGACTGCACTCTGGTGTTTTATCCAAGGATCAAGCTCTTGATATCGGCAAG ATGTTCCTTCAGGCAGGAATTCATCAGGAAGGACGACGATCAATCGACACAACCATGTATATTGTCATGGAAGGGGATGAACCCAAATTTTTCACGAGTTTCTTCAACTGGGACTATTCCAAGCAAGCT ATGCTTGGCAACTCATTTGAGAGGAAGCTGGCAATCCTGAAAGGGGTTTCACAAAAACTAGAG ACACCGGAGAGAAGTATCCGCAAGTCGTCGTCTTTGCTGACGAGAAGGGCGCCGCCAGGCACGTCGTCGGAGCCGGCCACGCCGGAGCAGCGAGCAGCAGCGAGGCCATTCAGCTCGGCCTCCACCGGGAGGCTCGCAAGGGAGAGATCACCGGCTGCTTCTACCGCTGCATCATCACCGTCACCGTCGTtgtcgtcgacgccgtcgccgtctccaaGGAgccgctcctccgcctcctcgtcgccgtcgtggaaCTCGACGCCGACCACCGTCGCGCGGAGGCTCTTCCCGCCTTCGTCGGAGGCCGCGCGTCACCCGGTCGCCACCGGGTcccctcgccggcggtga